The genomic stretch GCCAACAAGCATCGGAAACCAATTATGTCCAAATTCATGTTCCGTTACAAACCAAAATTCTGCCGCGCTGCTTTCTTTCCAATCACAAAATACAATTCCCGGGTATTCCATGCCGCCGACAATGCCGGCAACATTCGTAGCAACAGGGTAAGGAAAGTCGTGCCAGTAAGAATTAAGTTCTATAGAACGCTTTGTAAAATAAGTAGAGCTATCCCAAATAGGTTTTGAGTCTTCGGGATAAACCGATTGTCCCAAGATTATTTTTCCGCTGTGCATTTTGATGCGCGCCGCGTCCCAAATAAAAGCTTTGGATGCAGCCCAAGCGACATCGCGCGTATTAAGGCATTGAAACTTCCATGTCAATTCTTTTTTATTCAACCGGTCTTTGCCACTTAGCACATCCTGCAAAGAATGAACGGTTACGGTCGCATCGCTGTTTTTTGCCTGTGCCAGTTTTTGTTGTTGCGAAGCAGTTAAAACTTCCGTAGGATTTTGTAATGTTCCGGAACCCGCAATAATCAAATTCGACGGCGCGGTAATGGAATAATTAAAGTTGCCGTATTCCAGATAAAATTCGCCTGCGCCCAAGTACGGCAGCGTGTTCCAGCCTTCCACATCGTCGTAAACGCACATACGCGGGTACCATTGCGCCAGCTCATAAATCCATCCGTTTTTAGTTAATAATCTGCCCATTCTATCCGTTCCTTTTTCGGGAATTTTAAAGCCGTAATCAATATTGATTTGCAGCTTGCCGCCTTTGGCTTTCAGTGCTTCGGGCAATAAAATTTGCAGGCGTGTATCACTTACAACATATTTTGGATGAAATGTTTTTCCATTCAATGTTACAGATACGGATTTCAGTTCATCGCCTTGCGTATAAACGGGCGCAGCATATCGTCTCATGTTGCCTACAACATCCGTTGCAGCTACGGAACGGCTGTCTTCGCGGTAAATATTTTGCTCCACATACAACCACACATAAGGCAGGTTATCAGGACTGTTATTGGTATAATTGATTTGTACCGAACCATCGATGCGTTTAGCTGTTGTATCGAGCTTTACGTCGATATTGTAATCTGCACGGTTTTGCCAGTAATCCGGTCCGGGCGCACCGACTGCGCTGCGATAGCTGTTACCGTTGTCGGTATAAAAATCCGGTGCAAATGCTGCACGATTGTCGTAAGAAGAAGAATCGTTTTGCGCAAATGCAGTACCGATAAGGCTTGCGAACGATAAACAGAGAAAAACCTTTTTCATAAAATTTTATTTGTGATGATATAATTGAAGCGTTATTGAAACCGTATCAACAATAAAATGAACAATCATTAATGTTTTCAGACTTCGGTATTTCCAATAATAATAGGCGAAGATAATACCTATGAAAAACACGCCGACAAATTCGCCAACCGTTCCATAACTGAGATGAAACAAAGCAAATAAAAATGCAGAAATTATTATACCGAACCAAACATTATTAGCCAGCTTCATCAATCTTGTTTGTATATACCCTCTGAAAATTAATTCTTCCGTAATGCCCGCAGTAAGGCAAGTTAAAAGTGCTAACCAATATCTTGGTCTGAACAAATTAAGTATCGTCTCTAAACGAGCGCTTTTTGTTTGAAACTTAAACAACTTTTGAAGAATGGCTACGACTATTCCGGCTAAAATAACCACACCATATATTGCAAGAATATGTACAACCGTTTTTAAAAAAGAATATTTTTTTTCTTCCCAAATAATGAGTGATTGTTTTTCAATTTTTACAGCATAGAAATAAGCGAACAATACAACCAGCCAGATAAAAATTCTGCTCCAAATAAATATGGATTCATTGATAATCGCAGGTAAACCGAAAAGCCTTCTGTAAAATAGTGAAACTAAAAGCAGTATCAGTATGGATAATATGCCGCTCAGGTATGTCGTTTTGGAAACAGTATTCTTCATTTCGGGATAAATATAATTGCAATATAATTTTATTTATCCATTTATAAATTCGTTTACTTTATTTTCTACTACTTTTGACCGCACAATGCAATACAGTTTCCAATACAACAAAGCAAAAGTGCTGCAAGGCTTGCGGCTGCATTTTGTATCGCGCCCCGAAGTAAAAATTCTGGCTTACGTGGTTAATATTTTTGCAATTATTGCTGCTGTATTATATGCAATGCACAAAATTCGCCCGCAGGCGTTTCTGCTTTGCTCGCTGTTATGGATGGCACTTGTGATTATTTTTTGGTTTGTAATGCCGAACATCGTTTACCGCAAAGCACTCAAGACGTTTAAAGATAATTTTTCTGCAACATTCAATGCACAAGGTGTAACGCTGGAAAATGAGCAAGGCTATGTTCACTGGGACTGGAACAGGTTTTCCAACTATTTTGAATCATCGCAGTTTTTTCATCTGTACTTCAATGCCCGTTCATTTTTTCTTTTTCCAAAAGAGCAGATGAGTAACGAGTTTATCGCAGACCTTAGAATTTTACTGAACGATAATTTGCGCAATGCAAAGTATTAAAACTTACTTTTCTTCAGGTCTTTTTCCATTTTAAAATGTGGAATGGTAACCTCGGGAAATTCTTCTCCCGAAATAGTATAACCAAGTTTTTCATAAAAACCTGTTGCTGATTTGCGTGCGTGCATTATCATTTTTTCGTAGCCAAAATCACGTGCAATATTTTCTGCAAAAACCAAAATGGCGCGTCCCACACCTTTGCCTTGCAGCCCCGTATTTACAGCCATTTGCCGCAGGCGGATAGTGTACTTGTCCGCTTTTGTGAGTATGCAACAACCAATCATTTTGTCATTTTCAAAGCAGCCGATCAACATACCTTCTTTATCTTTTTCCAATTCGCCGGGTTCAAATTCCAGCCCGAGCGGCTTGCGCAGCACCGAATGGCGCAGGCGAACCATTTTATCATAATCTTCCGTCCCGTAATCTATAATTTGTATTGCCATTTTTGCATAATTGTCATTAATGAATACTGCGAAATAAAAATAAATATTTTCCCGATAACAACGAATAGTTTAGGTAAATGTTCTTTTATTTGTAATGAAATTGAGGTTTTAATCGGCGAATAACGCGGTTTTAAATACCGATTATGAAAACAAAAATCAGATATTGCATTGTCAATTAATTAAAAATTATATTTTTGCGTTCGTAACTAAAAAATTTTTACAATGTCAGACATCGCAACAAGAGTAAAAAAGATTATTGTTGACAAATTAGGCGTAGAAGAATCAGAAGTAACTAATGAAGCTTCTTTTACCAATGACTTAGGTGCCGATTCTCTGGATACGGTGGAACTCATCATGGAATTTGAAAAAGAATTCAATATTTCAATTCCCGACGAACAAGCAGAAACCATCACTACCGTGGGTCAGGCAGTTTCTTATTTGGAAGAACACGCCAAATAAAACCTACCGAAAATATTTTGCGATATTTCAAAAAGATGTAAGTCCGCCTCACGATAAAGGATTGTCGTGGACGGGCTTATATTAAATTTATACAGTACAGATTCAGTTTAGAAAGTATTCAGACTTATGCAAACAAAAAGAGTAGTTGTTACCGGTATCGGATGTTTGACACCAATAGGAAATAATCTTCATGATTATTGGACAAATCTGGTAAATGGAGTTTCCGGTGCAGATATGATTACACTTTTCGATGCATCAAAATTCAGAACAAAGTTTGCCTGTGAAGTAAAAAACTTCGATCCTACCGAGTACATGGATAGGAAAGAAGCCCGCAAAATAGACAGGTTTGCCCAGCTTGCCATTGTAGCGAGCGACCAGGCACTACAAGATGCAGGTCTTCGCAAAGACAATATCGACTCCGACCGCACAGGCGTAATACTCGGCAGCGGCATTGGCGGATTAATCAGCTTTCAAAATGAAGTGATGGAATTTGCCAAAGGCGATGGTACGCCACGTTTCAACCCGTTCTTCATTCCTAAGATGATTCTGGATATTGCGCCGGGTCATGTGTCTATGCGGCACAACCTGCGCGGTCCCAATTTTTCTACCGTAAGTGCCTGTGCGAGTAGCACGCACGCAATTGGCATATCACTTGACTTACTACGTTTGGGCAAAGCCGATGTAATGGTAGCAGGCGGCAGCGAAGCTGTTGTAAGCGAAGCCGGCGTTGGCGGCTTTAATGCTATGAAAGCAATGAGCGAACGCAATGATGACCCTAAAACCGCCAGCCGCCCTTATGATAAAGACAGAGACGGATTTGTCTTAGGCGAAGCAGGAGCAGTCATTGTTTTGGAAACACTTGACCATGCTTTGGCACGCGGTGCAAAAATTTATTGCGAAATTGCCGGAAGCGGCGCTACCGCAGATGCTTATCATATCACAGCTCCACATCCGGAAGGACTTGGCGCGCGCAATGTGATGGCTGCAGCTTTGAAAGATGCGGACATGAATTTGGAAGACATCGACTATATCAACACACACGGAACATCTACCCCACTCGGCGATATTGCCGAAGTAAAGGCAATCATGAATGTCTTTGGCGAACATGCTTACAACTTAAACATTAGTTCTACCAAATCAATGACAGGACATGCGCTTGGTGCCGCGGGTGCGCTTGAAGCAATTGCAGTTATCCAAAGTGTGGTTCATAATATTATTCCTCCGACTATCAATCATTTTACAGATGATGAAGAGCTTGACCCTAAACTGAATTTTACTTTTAATAAAGCGCAAAAACGTACGGTAAATGCAGCGCTGAGTAATACATTCGGGTTTGGCGGACACAATGCAGCCATCATCGTAAAGAAATATATTCCATAGTGTTTTGCGAAAAACAGTCAGTAAAATTGTAGGCAAATTAAAGGAACCGTCTTTCGGTAATCAACTCCATTTAATTCTGGGCGTAAAACCACGTCGCACGGTTTTGTATAAGCAGGCGTTCAGTCATCGTTCTGTGAAAGACGATGTGTCCGAAAATAATGAACGGCTGGAATATTTGGGCGATGCTGTTTTAGGCACTGTGGTTGCAGATTATCTTTTTAAAAAATACCCGTACAAAGAAGAAGGCTTTCTTACCGAAATGAGAAGCAAAATGGTCAATCGGCAACAGTTGAACGATATTGCCATAAAAATGGGATTAAAAAAGCTTACTTTTTTTAATAAAGAAGATTCCGGACTACGCAACAGCCAAATTTTCGGCAACACATTAGAAGCTTTAATAGGTGCAGTATATCTTGACAAAGGCTATGAAAGAACAAAGACCTGGGTACTGCAACATATTATTATCCCTTACTTATCTGTAGATGACCTGGAGCAGGTGGACATCAATATGAAAAACAAGCTCATCGGTTGGGCGGGCAGAAACAACAGAGTGTTGAGTTTTGAGACCATTGACGAAACTGTTGACAGAAAACGGCGTATTTTTACCATAGCAGTTTTTCTTGACGGCGAATCTGTTGCAGAAGCAAAAGGATACAGTAAAAAAGATGCAAGCCAGGCTGCGGCACGGCTTGCCGCCGAAAAATTATCTATATAGTTTGTTTCGCAGGAGAATTCTATTTTAAAATGCAAAACAAGATTCTACATCTCAATTATTTGCTCTCTTCCAGGACCATTGGACACATATTTTACCGGAGCGCCCAGATATTCATTGATAAAACCGATATAAGTTTTCATATCATCGGGCAGCTTCGATGCTTCCGAAATAATTGAAGTATCTGTATTCCAGCCTTTGAACGATTTATAAACCGGCTGCAAAGGCAAGCGTTCCATTTGCAAAGGAACTTCCTGTGTTTCCGTTCCGTTGATGCTGTAAGAAGTACACACATTCAGCTCGTTAAAACTATCCAGTACATCAGCTTTGGTCATTACCACATCGGTAACGCCGTTAATCATGCAGGCGTATTTCAACGCAACCAAATCAATCCAGCCGCAACGGCGCGGACGACCGGTAGTTGCACCAAATTCATTGCCGGTCTTGCGCAATTCTTCGCCTGTTTCATTTTCCAGTTCTGTAGGAAAAGGTCCGCTGCCAACACGCGTACAATAAGATTTTGTAACGCCCAAAACCTTATTAATCTTCTGCGGAGCAACGCCAAGTCCTGTGCAAACACCCGCGGAAATAGTATTGGACGATGTTACAAAAGGATAAGTTCCGAAATCAATATCAAGCATTGCCGCTTGTGCGCCCTCTGCCAATACTTTTTTGCCTTCGGAAATTTTATTGTTGACAAAATATTCTCCGTTAATAATCTGGAATGAACGCAAAAACTCTATCGCCTCAAAAAACTCATCTTCCCACGCGGAAATATCTTCATTGAAATTAAAATTGTCCAGCAAGCGCTGATGTTTCAGGCGCAGCTTAATGTATTGAGAGGTAAAATTCTTATTTAATAAATCGCCTACACGCAAAGCATTTCGCCCGGTTTTATCCATGTATGCGGGACCAATACCTTTTAAAGTAGAGCCTATTTTTCCTTCGCCTTTATGCAATTCGGAAGCCTTGTCTAAAGCGCGGTGCGTAGGAAGAATTAAGTTTGTTCTTTGGGAAATGAACAAATTCTTTTTCACATCAATACCAAAACTCTCGACAGTAGCACATTCTTTTCTTAAAATTACAGGGTCGAGTACTACGCCGCCGCCAATAATATTTTGCGCCTGCTGATGAAAAATACCCGAAGGAATCTGATGAAGTACTACTTTTTTGCCATCTACATATAGTGTATGTCCGGCATTGGGACCGCCTTGAAAACGAGCAACAATATCATAATCCGGTGCGAAATAATCTACGATTTTTCCTTTTCCTTCGTCGCCCCATTGCAAGCCGAGAATAACGTCCACCATTTGTTTTTGTAATTGATTTGAGTGGCAAAAGTAATTATGAAAAATCGTAAGTCAAAACGCATTTCCGAAATTTTGTAAATAAATGCAGTACTACTCTGTTTTTCCATAAAACGCTACATTGTCTATACTAAAAGTTCCGCTGCCCGATTCCGCATTAAAGCCGTAAAACCTAAACGTAACAGCAGTATTGATACTCGAAAAATCGTTTCCTAAATTAATAGTCGTTCCGTTTTGTGCGGTAGTTACGGCATCATTTATCTGAATAACATTTCCGGCAACAATGGATAAATTATCGTTTTCCGGATTAATGGAAACCGGTAAATTATTTTCAAAACCATCAATACTTGCCCGTATCGCTATTTGACGCACACCCGTTCCGGAGCGCTGAACAATTAAAGTAATATTTGCAAGACTGAGCGTTTTTCCGTTTTCAGGTGTAATGGTTACTTCGTAATATTTTGCAGTATCTATGCTCCCCGTAAAATTGTCGCTGCCGTTGGTAGCGCCCGTACTCCAGCTTTTGAAAGAAAACCGTCCTGATGCAGAAGAGTTGTCGCTCACATTTTTTGCAATAAAGTTATCAAAATGCAATCCGTCTACAACAGGCGGCGGCGTTGGGTCGGTGGCACCGGAGCTTGCAGATACATCACTAAAGTCATAAGTAGCCGTAAAGCTTGTTCCGACTGTGGCGCTGCTGTCGGAAGACGCCGTAATGTCATTGGTATTTCTGATTGAAAACTCAGGCGCAGCATTATAATTATGTGCATAACCAATCCAGTTTTGATAACCTTCGGGCAGCGTATTGCCGGCGAAGACTGCCGAAGACAAAGTATATAATGAAATGCTTCCGCTTGTATCCGAGAGAGTTTTATTGCCGCTGAATGTGCTGTTTGGTACAGATGCGTTATTAATTTGCACTAAAGTAAATTCCATATTTTCTGCATCGCCAAGTGGTTTTGCTAATGAAGATGTTATTTCTTCTATCGTTTTAATTACAGGGGCAATGACTTTCCCACTCGCCACAACGTTCGGCAAAGCTACACCGTAATGCAGCTTCAATTCCAGCGCCCCCTGATAAGACAATAATGAATCCGAAGCTGTCAGCTCCAATACCACAGAATCGCCAATATTATAATTAATTGTCCCGCCTGCATATACTGAAATACCGCTATTACCGCTTTGAAGCACAAAACTTCCGGAGGAAATATTTTTGCTTGCAGCATCTGAAATTACCACGCCGCCAACCGTATAGTTGCTGCCGAGCCGAATGTTATTTCCTTTGTACAGCGCTCTTATTTGTGCAATGGTCATTGGTTGCCCCGGAGCATCTGTATAACCGTCGCATCGTGTATCGTAAAATTGTATATCCGATGTATCGCGGATAACAATTTCCTTATATTTTTTGCCAGCCGCACTTACGTATGGCGTAAATATTCCGGTAATGCTGCCGTTGCCCTGCGGCACTTTAATATCCGCAAAATAGGCATAACTGCTATTATACAATTCCAACGAATCGGAGCTTGAACAAGTCTTCAAATAAAAAGAACCGTAGCTTGCCGTTTTTGAAGAATCTGCATACGTTTTTGTGAGGTCTGAATTTTGAAATTCAAATCCGTCCAAAACCACCAACCGGCTTTGCAACGGATTTTGCATGGCATCGTCTATTGCAAGTTGGTCCAATGTTACAGGCACAGGCATTACCTCATTATTAAAACTTCCTTTGGCAATATACTCGTCAGCCAATGAGGATGCAATGCCGTCCACTCTCGGCGTAGTACTACTGTTATTAATACCGCCGCCCAACTGAATTGCACCGCTGTAATCGCCCAAAGTAAGCCCTTTCAGTCTGACAAATATTTTTCGCCCGACAGGATAAGATGTGTACAAATTGTTACCGGAAATATTTACGGGAATAGCTCCGCTATTATCCTGAATCACAATTTCGTTATAAAAATTTCCGGAGCTGTCATTTGCCGTTACAATGCCGGAAATTACATAATCATCCGTAATCGTTTGGAACGAACCTCGAACTGTGTGCAGGGCTTTTAATTGCTGAATAGAAAAATTGACCGGGAGGGAGTCGATTGGCTCTTCGGGTGGCGCGTCAAATTTTTTATTACAATTTGTAAAACCGATGATTGCAAAAAGCAATATCACAAACATTTGAATTAATAGGAACAATTTCTTTTTCATCTGTTTATTTTTATTGTTTTTTAATGATCAGATGGAATGTGCCAAAATAACTATCGCTTTGGGTATGCAAAATTCTTATGGCTCATTTCATATAGATTATTTTATTTATTTTAAAACCGAAATGCAATGCTTAAATAATAATTCAGCCCGAAAGCATAATAGTATTTTGGCGGGAACTTGGTAATACCGTTATTAAAATTTTGAACCACATTCGGGTCGTTGCGAAGCTGTTCGTAACCGCCCGAACGAATATTTTTATTGTCGGTCAAATTGTTTACACCCATGCCCAGCACGAGGGATACCGGTTTTCGGTCAATAAAAACGTGTCTTAATCTTTTGTTCCATCCTGCCATAAAATCCAACGTAAATACCCCCTTTAGTTTTTCCTGAGCAAGCATTGCCTGTAATGCCGCCGCATCGGTTTGCGGATTCACGTCTGCAACCGCAGAAGCCGTGTGTCTTTGTGGGTCTGTGCTCAGCCAATCATTATTCATATAATTTCCTGTAAGTGCCGCGTACCAGTATTTAGGCGAATTGTAACGTAGTCCCAAGCTATATGCATTTTGCGGCGTGGATGGAATGCGGTAATTTTTCAAATAAACAATTTCCGTAGCACTCACTTCGCCGGTGTTGTCGATAGTCAGGGTTGCATTTTGACGGCTATCGTAATAGTATCTGCCAACGGCTGCAGCTGCACTCAAATTAAGTGTTTGTGTTAGCTTTATTTCAGAGCCAAATTCGCCGCCGAAGTACAAACGGTTGATTCCATTCAAGGCATAATTGGCGAATGCCTGTGCGTCGTCGCTGTAAAAAGAAATAACATCCATACCGTTTTGCGACTTAGTAAAATAGCCGCCAATGTGCGCTCTGATAAATGGACTGTTGAGACTGTAACCGCCTTCTACCGTTTCTACACTTTCGCTTTTTATATCATTCTGCAAAGAGTTGCGCGTACGCGGCGATAGATAGGCATTGTCCGCAAAGGGGGCAATGGTAAAATACCCTGCATTGGCGAAAAAATAATTGCGTCCGTTCAGCTTGTAAGTCAAACCGAGCTTTTGGGCGTTATTTACAAATTTTTGCGGTGCGCTTTTTCCCAGAGAAGCATTGGGAAATAAACCCGTGCGCACATTACCAGTCCGGTAAAATTGCGAATAAGAAATTTCGCTTGCCCAAAAAATGTCGAACCGGTTAAGATTGATTTTTGTCTGCCACCAGACTGCCATTTTCCGGTACGTGAAATCGTAATCGTAACCATAATGGCCACCCGCTTTTTTCGGTGCGTTCGGGTGGTCAAGGTCGTATTGAATTTTGCTGTTGTCGGTAGGAAAATCTCTTAAAGCATATTGATTTACATTCAGCCAAAAATCGCCGCCAAGCAAATCATCCACCTGTTGATAATAATGATTTTTTTGCCAACCGAAATTTGCTCCTGCATTAACAGAAATCATATCGCTGAAACGGGAAGTAAAATTGATGCTTGCCATTAAGTGCCGCGTATCAACCACTCTGTCGCCAAGAATATACCTTGACTGAAGCCCGGAATCGGTGTAACTGCTTCGATTGATATTGTATAAATTTTGCCAATTGATTTGCAGTAAATCCGGGGAGTTTTTTATCGCCTCGGTCAACGCTTGAGCCTGCGCCGGGTCGCTTTGCGCATAATAGCTTGGCAAATACCGGTAATAATCCGGGCGCGGGTCGGGCGCATTATTCCAATCCAAAGCCGACGAGCTTCGCTTGCCCCAAAAATATCCTACAGATGTTTGCAGGTTACTGTGATTATCCGGCTTGAACTCGTGCGATAAAATAAATACAGGCTGGCGCGATTTATTGACATTGGCATTTCTCTTTTTGCCGTTTTGGTAGCCCCACGAAGGATTATAAAAATTTGTTCCTGCCAAATCCATCGCTTCCTGTACCGAAGCGGCTTGCCGCCCGTATTCCGAAGGCGCATAAAAACCGATAAAAGAAACCGTATTTTTCAGCCCGATTTTCTTATCCAATGCACCGTAGAAGCTAAAACTATTGTTGTATGTTCCCGCAACATACCCTTCCCCGGCGAGACTTGCGAATGCGGCAATGCTGTATGCCCAACCGGTTTTACCAAAACCGGAACTGTGCGAAAAATTAAGGCGGTGCTGATAATTTCTATTAGAAAATGCGTATCCTAAATTTGTTTCCCGCCATTGCTTTCCGGAGCGCATATCAATATTTGTATTCATACCAAAAGAACCGAATCCAAAGTTTGCCGGCTGCAAACCCTGCACATTTTCCCTGGCACGCATCATACTGCTCATACCGCTCCACAAGCCGAAAGGCGTATTGCCGTTGTCCAATCCGTTAAATTCCAAACCATTGATGTAAGTCGCATTCCGGCTATTCTCATATCCCCGGATTTTAAACCGCATCACGCTAAAGTTAAAAGATGCTGCGGAAAGAAAAGGATTACGTCCCGCCGTAAGCATAGACGAAATACTGCTGCCGCCATTATCGTTAAGGTCGTCATTGTCAATAGCAAGCGTAGGCAAATTGTCCAGCATATTGTTTTGCACATCCTGTATCAAAACCGAATCAGAATTTAGCGGAATGCTGTCGGTTGTATCTTGAGCCTGAACAGAACGGTCAAAAAAAAGAAATGCCAATAGAAACAGAACGTTTTTCATAGTGGCGTTTTTAGGTTATTCGTATTAACAAATATATGCAGTTTCTTTTATATTAGAAAATTTTACTACTTTTATTTAACAGATTGACCATGACGTAAGTCACAAGCACATTATACTTATTGTTTGACAAACCCTTTCTGACAATAAAATAAACACATGAAATGAGCCATAAGAACTTTGCATACCCAAAGAGATGATTATTTGGCGAAACGGAGTTCGGCGAAGCCAATTCCACCTGACCATTAAAAACAATTAAAAAATAAACAGATGAAAAGAACCATACCCGTACTGTTATTATGCGTAGCGTACATTATAATTACCAACCGGTTATATGCTCAAACAACAACCTACAATACGGCAATTGTTGCATTTTATAATCTGGAAAATTTTTATGATACAATAAACAACACAATGGTCAATGACGAAGATTTTTTGCCCGATGGAAAAAAGGCTTACACCTCTGCCGTTTACAAAGAAAAAGTGAAGCATCTTGCAAGCGTTATTGCCCAAATAGGAACCGATATAAATCCTGACGGACCTGCTGTTTTAGGCTGTGCCGAAATTGAAAATGATACGGTTTTGAACGATTTGATTCATCATCCCTTATTGGCAGAACGAAATTACCGGTTTATCCATTATGATTCCCGCGACCCGCGCGGCGTAGATGTCGCATTAATTTATAATCCTAAATATTTTAAAGTTGAAAGCAGCCGTCCATTATTTGTTCAACTGCCGCGCGACTCCAAAACGGCATTTTATACACGCGATATTTTGTGGGTTACAGGCTACTTAAATGGCGAGCGTGTGGATGTTTTGGTAAACCACTGGCCAAGCAGGTACGGCGGAGAAAAACGTTCTACACCCGCAAGAGCTGCCGCTGCAATTGTTGCACGAAAAAAAATAAACGAATTATTAAAACAAAACCCGCACGATAAAATCATTTTAATGGGCGACCTGAATGACGACCCTGTAAATGTGAGCATCGCTGAATACCTGGATGCCGGAGGAGATATGAAGAACCTGCACGAAGGCGAATTGTATAATCCATGGGTTGGGCTTTATAAAAAAGGCTTAGGTACTTTGGCTTATCAGGATGCATGGAGTTTATTTGACCAGATTATGCTGTCGCAATCGTGGCTCGATAAAAAACAAACGGGCTTTTTCTTTTACCAAAACCATGTATTTAAGAAAGAGTTTATGATTGAAAATATGGGACGCTACAAAGGCTATCCATTGCGCACTTACGACGGCGATACTTTTCATAATGGTTACAGCGACCACTTTCCTACTTACATTATCCTGCTAAAAAAACGCTGATTTTTTTATTGGATATTATCTTCCTTCTGCTCAACGCTTC from Arachidicoccus sp. BS20 encodes the following:
- a CDS encoding M1 family metallopeptidase, which gives rise to MKKVFLCLSFASLIGTAFAQNDSSSYDNRAAFAPDFYTDNGNSYRSAVGAPGPDYWQNRADYNIDVKLDTTAKRIDGSVQINYTNNSPDNLPYVWLYVEQNIYREDSRSVAATDVVGNMRRYAAPVYTQGDELKSVSVTLNGKTFHPKYVVSDTRLQILLPEALKAKGGKLQINIDYGFKIPEKGTDRMGRLLTKNGWIYELAQWYPRMCVYDDVEGWNTLPYLGAGEFYLEYGNFNYSITAPSNLIIAGSGTLQNPTEVLTASQQQKLAQAKNSDATVTVHSLQDVLSGKDRLNKKELTWKFQCLNTRDVAWAASKAFIWDAARIKMHSGKIILGQSVYPEDSKPIWDSSTYFTKRSIELNSYWHDFPYPVATNVAGIVGGMEYPGIVFCDWKESSAAEFWFVTEHEFGHNWFPMLVGSNERKYAWMDEGFNTFTNFVNSRIFNNGAYNNEPDKYKVAKRFFSKREEPLMTIPDVIQPYTLADVGYYRPAVGLLILRDVILGHDRFDYAFKKYINDWAYKHPTPYDFFHAMDNGAGEDLTWFWRGWFYNTWNVDQAVKGVKYESDSSSLVTIENIGKMPLPVKIKIEEENGKVTNLQLPVEIWQRGAVWTFRVNTTSKIKEVTLDPEHEYPDTNPENNLWKE
- a CDS encoding CPBP family intramembrane glutamic endopeptidase, with translation MKNTVSKTTYLSGILSILILLLVSLFYRRLFGLPAIINESIFIWSRIFIWLVVLFAYFYAVKIEKQSLIIWEEKKYSFLKTVVHILAIYGVVILAGIVVAILQKLFKFQTKSARLETILNLFRPRYWLALLTCLTAGITEELIFRGYIQTRLMKLANNVWFGIIISAFLFALFHLSYGTVGEFVGVFFIGIIFAYYYWKYRSLKTLMIVHFIVDTVSITLQLYHHK
- a CDS encoding YcxB family protein; this translates as MQYSFQYNKAKVLQGLRLHFVSRPEVKILAYVVNIFAIIAAVLYAMHKIRPQAFLLCSLLWMALVIIFWFVMPNIVYRKALKTFKDNFSATFNAQGVTLENEQGYVHWDWNRFSNYFESSQFFHLYFNARSFFLFPKEQMSNEFIADLRILLNDNLRNAKY
- a CDS encoding GNAT family N-acetyltransferase, which gives rise to MAIQIIDYGTEDYDKMVRLRHSVLRKPLGLEFEPGELEKDKEGMLIGCFENDKMIGCCILTKADKYTIRLRQMAVNTGLQGKGVGRAILVFAENIARDFGYEKMIMHARKSATGFYEKLGYTISGEEFPEVTIPHFKMEKDLKKSKF
- a CDS encoding acyl carrier protein — translated: MSDIATRVKKIIVDKLGVEESEVTNEASFTNDLGADSLDTVELIMEFEKEFNISIPDEQAETITTVGQAVSYLEEHAK
- the fabF gene encoding beta-ketoacyl-ACP synthase II; the encoded protein is MQTKRVVVTGIGCLTPIGNNLHDYWTNLVNGVSGADMITLFDASKFRTKFACEVKNFDPTEYMDRKEARKIDRFAQLAIVASDQALQDAGLRKDNIDSDRTGVILGSGIGGLISFQNEVMEFAKGDGTPRFNPFFIPKMILDIAPGHVSMRHNLRGPNFSTVSACASSTHAIGISLDLLRLGKADVMVAGGSEAVVSEAGVGGFNAMKAMSERNDDPKTASRPYDKDRDGFVLGEAGAVIVLETLDHALARGAKIYCEIAGSGATADAYHITAPHPEGLGARNVMAAALKDADMNLEDIDYINTHGTSTPLGDIAEVKAIMNVFGEHAYNLNISSTKSMTGHALGAAGALEAIAVIQSVVHNIIPPTINHFTDDEELDPKLNFTFNKAQKRTVNAALSNTFGFGGHNAAIIVKKYIP
- the rnc gene encoding ribonuclease III, with the translated sequence MRKTVSKIVGKLKEPSFGNQLHLILGVKPRRTVLYKQAFSHRSVKDDVSENNERLEYLGDAVLGTVVADYLFKKYPYKEEGFLTEMRSKMVNRQQLNDIAIKMGLKKLTFFNKEDSGLRNSQIFGNTLEALIGAVYLDKGYERTKTWVLQHIIIPYLSVDDLEQVDINMKNKLIGWAGRNNRVLSFETIDETVDRKRRIFTIAVFLDGESVAEAKGYSKKDASQAAARLAAEKLSI
- a CDS encoding adenylosuccinate synthase, which gives rise to MVDVILGLQWGDEGKGKIVDYFAPDYDIVARFQGGPNAGHTLYVDGKKVVLHQIPSGIFHQQAQNIIGGGVVLDPVILRKECATVESFGIDVKKNLFISQRTNLILPTHRALDKASELHKGEGKIGSTLKGIGPAYMDKTGRNALRVGDLLNKNFTSQYIKLRLKHQRLLDNFNFNEDISAWEDEFFEAIEFLRSFQIINGEYFVNNKISEGKKVLAEGAQAAMLDIDFGTYPFVTSSNTISAGVCTGLGVAPQKINKVLGVTKSYCTRVGSGPFPTELENETGEELRKTGNEFGATTGRPRRCGWIDLVALKYACMINGVTDVVMTKADVLDSFNELNVCTSYSINGTETQEVPLQMERLPLQPVYKSFKGWNTDTSIISEASKLPDDMKTYIGFINEYLGAPVKYVSNGPGREQIIEM